A single region of the Streptomyces sp. NBC_01262 genome encodes:
- the coaE gene encoding dephospho-CoA kinase, with product MTRAGLTGGIGSGKSTVSALLVSYGAVLIDADRIAREVVEPGTPGLAAVVAEFGTGVLLPDGSLDRPGLGSIVFADPDRLAALNAIVHPLVRDLSSRQEAAAGPGSVVVHDVPLLAENALAPLYDAVVVVDAAPSTQLDRLVRLRGMTQEEARARMAAQATREQRLAIADFVIDNDGPLEALEPQVRKVWDELRSR from the coding sequence GTGACCCGCGCGGGCCTCACCGGGGGCATCGGCTCCGGCAAGAGCACGGTCTCCGCACTGCTGGTTTCCTACGGTGCCGTTCTCATCGACGCCGACCGCATCGCGCGCGAGGTCGTCGAGCCGGGCACGCCCGGACTGGCCGCCGTCGTCGCCGAGTTCGGCACCGGTGTCCTGCTGCCCGACGGCAGCCTGGACCGGCCCGGGCTCGGCTCCATCGTCTTCGCCGACCCGGACCGCCTGGCGGCGCTCAACGCCATCGTGCACCCCCTGGTGCGCGACCTTTCCTCCCGGCAGGAGGCTGCCGCCGGGCCCGGCTCGGTCGTCGTCCACGACGTGCCCCTGCTGGCCGAGAACGCACTCGCCCCGCTCTACGACGCGGTCGTCGTCGTCGACGCCGCGCCTTCGACGCAGCTCGACCGGCTCGTACGGCTGCGGGGAATGACGCAGGAGGAGGCCCGCGCGCGCATGGCCGCGCAGGCCACCCGCGAGCAGCGGCTCGCCATCGCGGACTTCGTCATCGACAACGACGGCCCGCTGGAGGCGCTTGAGCCGCAGGTCCGCAAGGTCTGGGACGAGCTGAGGTCCCGCTAG
- a CDS encoding MHYT domain-containing protein: MYGTTDDFTYGWVTPLAAYLMACLGAALGLRCTVRALTMERSRRAGWLALGATAIGSGIWTMHFIAMMGFTVQEARINYDKPVTFASLLVAIVVVGGGVFIVGFRGRTIPALLAGGTVMGLGVAAMHYLGMAAMRLHGELRYDLLTVGESIGIAVLAATAALWCAVSVKGAYMGFGASLIMGVAVSAMHYTGMAALSVEIQSHVPEGSVGGSAPAAILAPVLIGPVVFLFLAGVVVALDPPSAAGGGDSEPEQFSDTFRPMGPVGPVDPVGPVAPAGLSGVSRHRSRKPER; this comes from the coding sequence ATGTACGGGACGACAGATGACTTCACCTACGGCTGGGTCACACCGTTAGCGGCGTATCTGATGGCCTGTCTGGGCGCGGCCCTGGGGCTGCGCTGCACGGTACGGGCACTGACCATGGAGCGCTCGCGGCGGGCCGGGTGGCTCGCGCTCGGCGCGACCGCCATCGGCTCCGGCATCTGGACCATGCACTTCATCGCGATGATGGGCTTCACGGTCCAGGAAGCGCGGATCAACTACGACAAGCCCGTCACCTTCGCCAGCCTCCTGGTGGCGATCGTGGTCGTCGGCGGCGGCGTCTTCATCGTCGGCTTCCGGGGGCGTACGATCCCCGCGCTGCTGGCCGGCGGCACCGTCATGGGCCTCGGCGTCGCGGCCATGCACTACCTGGGCATGGCGGCCATGCGGCTGCACGGGGAGCTGCGCTACGACCTGCTGACCGTGGGCGAGTCGATCGGCATCGCCGTCCTGGCGGCCACGGCCGCGCTCTGGTGCGCGGTGTCGGTCAAGGGGGCGTACATGGGCTTCGGCGCCAGCCTCATCATGGGGGTCGCGGTCAGCGCCATGCACTACACGGGGATGGCCGCGCTGAGCGTCGAGATCCAGTCCCATGTCCCGGAGGGGTCGGTGGGCGGGTCGGCTCCGGCGGCCATACTGGCGCCGGTCCTGATCGGCCCGGTGGTCTTCCTGTTCCTGGCCGGGGTGGTGGTGGCGCTCGACCCGCCGTCGGCGGCGGGCGGCGGGGACTCCGAGCCCGAGCAGTTCAGCGACACGTTCCGGCCGATGGGTCCGGTCGGCCCCGTCGATCCGGTCGGTCCGGTCGCGCCTGCCGGGTTGTCAGGAGTCTCCCGCCATCGCTCTCGTAAACCCGAGCGATGA
- a CDS encoding cupin domain-containing protein: protein MRMGRIRRGALVVAGVAALAVVPSAALATPGSGVSATILAKGTSEDGLKIKTKGRTDVVVRTITIEPGGSTGWHYHLGKLIAVVQSGTLTRTMADCSVEVATAGQSFVEPDGANHVHIGRNLGTEPVVLYVTYLLPEGAPLSVDAPDPGC, encoded by the coding sequence ATGCGCATGGGGCGGATTCGCAGGGGGGCCTTGGTCGTGGCGGGCGTGGCGGCGTTAGCGGTCGTACCGTCGGCGGCGCTGGCCACGCCGGGCAGCGGGGTGAGCGCGACCATTCTGGCCAAGGGCACGTCCGAGGACGGGCTGAAGATCAAGACCAAGGGGCGTACGGATGTCGTGGTCCGTACGATCACCATAGAGCCCGGCGGCAGCACCGGCTGGCACTACCACCTGGGCAAACTCATCGCGGTTGTGCAGTCCGGCACGCTCACCCGCACCATGGCCGACTGCTCGGTGGAGGTCGCGACCGCGGGCCAGTCCTTCGTCGAGCCCGATGGCGCGAACCACGTCCACATCGGCCGCAACCTGGGCACGGAACCGGTCGTCCTCTACGTCACCTACCTCCTCCCGGAAGGCGCCCCGCTCTCCGTGGACGCGCCGGACCCCGGCTGCTAG
- a CDS encoding chitinase translates to MTFAPYVAVSSSGNYDMAATAEATGADRFTLGFVVSDGGCAAKWDGTDTLANPNLDKRVSALRSAGGDIGVSFGGQDGSELALACDSTGELAAAYATVIDRYDLTEVDFDIEGGALTDTAANTRRAKAIAQLQKEATAEGRTPDISFTLPAMPDGLTADAVAFLKNAEANGVDISTVNIMAMDYGSAYTGDMGGYAIQAATAAQAQLKSVLGLSDTAAWQTLAVTPMIGVNDITTEVFRVSDAEQLAAFAARKGLGRLSMWSAGRDTSSLGFTRAMAGDS, encoded by the coding sequence GTGACCTTCGCCCCATATGTCGCCGTGTCCTCGTCCGGGAACTACGACATGGCCGCGACGGCCGAGGCCACCGGCGCCGACCGCTTCACCCTCGGCTTCGTCGTCTCCGACGGCGGCTGCGCCGCCAAGTGGGACGGCACCGACACCCTCGCCAACCCGAACCTGGACAAGCGCGTCTCGGCGCTGCGGTCGGCCGGCGGCGACATCGGCGTGTCCTTCGGCGGCCAGGACGGCAGCGAACTCGCCCTCGCCTGCGACAGCACCGGCGAACTGGCCGCCGCCTACGCGACCGTCATCGACCGCTACGACCTCACCGAAGTGGACTTCGACATCGAGGGCGGCGCGCTGACCGACACCGCAGCCAACACCCGCCGCGCCAAGGCCATCGCCCAGCTCCAGAAGGAGGCCACGGCCGAGGGCCGCACCCCCGACATCTCCTTCACCCTGCCCGCCATGCCGGACGGCCTGACCGCCGACGCCGTCGCGTTCCTGAAGAACGCCGAGGCCAACGGCGTTGACATCTCGACGGTCAACATCATGGCGATGGACTACGGATCCGCGTACACCGGCGACATGGGCGGCTACGCGATCCAGGCGGCCACCGCCGCGCAGGCGCAGCTCAAGAGCGTCCTCGGCCTGTCGGACACCGCCGCGTGGCAGACCCTCGCCGTGACCCCGATGATCGGCGTCAACGACATCACCACCGAGGTCTTCAGGGTCTCCGACGCCGAGCAACTGGCCGCGTTCGCCGCCCGGAAGGGCCTCGGCCGGCTGTCCATGTGGTCAGCCGGCCGGGACACGTCATCGCTCGGGTTTACGAGAGCGATGGCGGGAGACTCCTGA
- a CDS encoding flavin monoamine oxidase family protein, giving the protein MFATMGALGLAPTAQAATRDAKYIAPTQGDFTLTGKAAASVVILGGGIAGLTAAYELGKAGYTCTVLEAKDRAGGRNFTVRGGDTTVDLYGHRQTAKFSDGHYMNAGPARIPQWMVTLDYCRELGVPIEVFTNVNADAYIYNESAGMTAPMRYRTAKADMYGYVSELLAKATDKGALDKELTTDDKEALTEFLKDFGDLGETLSYTDSERRGYSVVPAAAGTPGVRYGDVPTASQIFATGVGRYFSFEFGYDQAMLMFQPVGGMDQIPKALVKAIGGHKVRTGCAVTQVTDKADGVTVTYTQGGRTKAISADYCIGALPPNLLARIPHNLGSGVQTALEAITPSSAGKIGLEYRSRWWEQDHNIYGGITETDQDVVHIWHPSYGFHGERGIMIGYYNYDDDADAYAKLTPKERETRAVAAGVKIYGDKYRTELASSFSQHWRQFPYQEAAWHDTPGGPDDPRYKPLNQPSGRVYFAGDWLSYTDAWQHGAFTSARVAVTALHKRVLA; this is encoded by the coding sequence ATGTTCGCCACCATGGGCGCCCTCGGCCTCGCCCCCACCGCACAGGCCGCCACCCGCGACGCCAAGTACATCGCGCCCACCCAGGGCGACTTCACCCTCACCGGAAAGGCCGCCGCGAGCGTCGTCATCCTCGGCGGCGGCATCGCGGGCCTGACGGCCGCGTACGAACTGGGCAAGGCCGGCTACACCTGTACGGTCCTGGAGGCCAAGGACCGGGCGGGCGGGCGCAACTTCACCGTCCGGGGCGGGGACACCACCGTGGACCTGTACGGCCACCGCCAGACCGCGAAGTTCAGCGACGGCCACTACATGAACGCGGGCCCCGCCCGTATCCCGCAATGGATGGTCACCCTCGACTACTGCCGCGAACTGGGCGTGCCGATCGAGGTGTTCACCAACGTCAACGCGGACGCCTACATCTACAACGAGTCGGCCGGCATGACCGCGCCGATGCGCTACCGCACCGCCAAGGCCGACATGTACGGCTACGTGTCGGAGCTGCTCGCCAAGGCGACCGACAAGGGCGCCCTGGACAAGGAGCTGACCACCGACGACAAGGAGGCTCTCACCGAGTTCCTCAAGGACTTCGGCGACCTGGGCGAGACCCTCTCCTACACCGACAGCGAGCGCCGCGGCTACTCCGTCGTCCCGGCCGCCGCCGGCACCCCGGGCGTCCGCTACGGCGACGTGCCGACCGCCTCCCAGATCTTCGCGACCGGCGTCGGCCGCTACTTCTCCTTCGAGTTCGGCTACGACCAGGCCATGCTGATGTTCCAGCCGGTCGGCGGCATGGACCAGATCCCGAAGGCCCTGGTCAAGGCGATCGGCGGGCACAAGGTCCGGACGGGCTGCGCCGTCACCCAGGTCACCGACAAGGCGGACGGCGTCACCGTCACGTACACCCAGGGCGGGCGCACGAAGGCCATCAGCGCCGACTACTGCATCGGCGCGCTGCCGCCGAACCTCCTCGCGAGGATCCCGCACAACCTCGGCTCCGGCGTGCAGACCGCACTGGAGGCGATCACCCCGTCCTCGGCCGGCAAGATCGGCCTCGAATACCGTTCCCGCTGGTGGGAGCAGGATCACAACATCTACGGCGGCATCACGGAGACCGACCAGGACGTCGTCCACATCTGGCATCCGTCCTACGGCTTCCACGGCGAGCGCGGCATCATGATCGGCTACTACAACTACGACGACGACGCGGACGCGTACGCCAAGCTCACCCCCAAGGAGCGCGAGACCCGCGCGGTCGCGGCCGGTGTGAAGATCTACGGCGACAAGTACCGCACCGAGCTGGCCTCCTCCTTCTCACAGCACTGGCGGCAGTTCCCCTACCAGGAGGCGGCCTGGCACGACACGCCCGGCGGCCCCGACGACCCCCGCTACAAGCCGCTCAACCAGCCCTCCGGACGGGTGTACTTCGCCGGCGACTGGCTCAGCTACACCGACGCCTGGCAGCATGGCGCCTTCACGTCGGCACGGGTGGCGGTGACCGCGCTGCACAAGCGGGTTCTGGCCTGA
- a CDS encoding acyltransferase family protein, whose translation MTVTTSAPTAAGAPTDASTDPVALTTRASRRRARTAPGAAAGGRDRYLDVLRMFAMIRVVTYHTFGWAWLSLVFPSMGVMFALAGSLMARSLARPALGVIRGRMRRLLPPLWAFGIVVVLAMMVHGWAPPEHHIGHWWRRMLLWVVPIGDPPGNEWGAQATDILWYLRTYLWLVLLSPLLLKAFRLSRGLMLVLSLVPIVVMSTVWSPPDGQIGSILFDLATYVTCWLLGFAHRDGLVDRLHPAVVLLLAAATMAFGGWYGFTHQSDGSYDLNEIPLAQAFWSVGFVLLLLRFRPDMDWVRRIKPLDRTVTIFNSRAVTIYLWHEIALIVSVPLIDLMWQVRAFELSLPLDSMWFQFGVAWVLIAVAVLGVGWIEDVAAKQRPRLLP comes from the coding sequence ATGACCGTCACCACCTCAGCCCCCACGGCCGCGGGCGCGCCCACGGACGCGTCCACGGACCCCGTGGCCCTGACGACCAGGGCGTCCCGCCGCCGCGCGCGCACCGCGCCCGGGGCGGCGGCCGGCGGTCGCGACCGCTATCTCGACGTCCTGCGCATGTTCGCCATGATCCGCGTCGTCACCTATCACACCTTCGGATGGGCCTGGCTGAGCCTGGTCTTCCCCTCCATGGGTGTGATGTTCGCCCTCGCCGGCTCGCTGATGGCCCGCTCCCTGGCCCGCCCCGCCCTGGGCGTCATCCGGGGCCGCATGCGCAGGCTGCTTCCGCCGCTGTGGGCCTTCGGTATCGTCGTCGTCCTCGCGATGATGGTCCACGGCTGGGCGCCGCCCGAGCACCACATCGGCCACTGGTGGCGGCGCATGCTGCTGTGGGTGGTCCCGATCGGCGATCCGCCCGGCAACGAGTGGGGTGCGCAGGCCACGGACATTCTGTGGTATCTGCGTACGTATTTGTGGCTCGTGCTGCTCTCGCCGCTGCTCCTGAAGGCCTTCCGGCTCTCCCGGGGGCTGATGCTGGTCCTGTCGCTGGTCCCGATCGTCGTCATGTCTACGGTCTGGAGCCCGCCGGACGGCCAGATCGGCTCCATCCTCTTCGACCTCGCCACCTACGTCACCTGCTGGCTGCTCGGCTTCGCCCACCGCGACGGCCTCGTCGACCGGCTGCACCCCGCCGTCGTGCTGCTTCTGGCCGCCGCCACGATGGCCTTCGGCGGCTGGTACGGCTTCACCCACCAGTCCGACGGCTCGTACGACCTCAACGAGATCCCGCTCGCCCAGGCCTTCTGGTCGGTCGGCTTCGTCCTGCTGCTGCTCCGCTTCCGGCCGGACATGGACTGGGTGCGCCGGATCAAGCCGCTGGACCGCACCGTCACGATCTTCAACTCGCGGGCCGTCACGATCTACCTCTGGCACGAGATCGCGCTCATCGTCAGCGTCCCCCTGATCGACCTCATGTGGCAGGTGCGGGCCTTCGAGCTGTCACTGCCGCTGGACAGCATGTGGTTCCAGTTCGGGGTCGCCTGGGTGCTGATCGCCGTCGCGGTGCTCGGGGTCGGCTGGATCGAGGATGTCGCGGCCAAGCAGCGGCCGAGACTGCTGCCGTAG
- a CDS encoding tetratricopeptide repeat protein: protein MLERTPETHVIDYRAAEQLLAARDPRGAVKLLDSVVAAHPENTSARLLRARAFFLAAQLRPAELEFQVVLEREPDNAFAHFALGRTLERAGRPDEALRHFRLAAALDPQPDYLQAARFRIT, encoded by the coding sequence GTGCTTGAGCGCACCCCCGAGACCCATGTCATCGACTATCGCGCCGCAGAGCAGCTGCTGGCCGCCCGCGACCCCCGCGGAGCGGTGAAGCTGCTGGATTCGGTGGTCGCCGCGCACCCGGAGAACACGTCGGCGCGGCTGCTGCGGGCCAGGGCGTTCTTCCTGGCGGCGCAGCTGCGGCCGGCCGAGCTGGAGTTCCAGGTGGTGCTGGAGCGGGAGCCGGACAACGCGTTCGCGCACTTCGCGCTGGGGCGGACCCTGGAGCGCGCGGGGCGGCCGGACGAGGCGTTGCGGCACTTCAGGCTGGCGGCGGCGCTGGATCCGCAGCCGGACTATCTGCAGGCGGCGCGCTTCCGGATCACGTGA
- a CDS encoding methylated-DNA--[protein]-cysteine S-methyltransferase, whose amino-acid sequence MTVAWTVLDSPIGPLLLAASEQGLVEVVFHADEPTAAAALDRLARRLGATVREDPAAPHLAEAIRQLRAYFSGGLRDFTLDLDWSLTTGFNRRVQRELATGVPYGTVVGYQDLANRVGEPGAARAVGMAMGANPLPIVVPCHRVVESGGGIGGFGGGLEMKRQLLALEGVLPEPLF is encoded by the coding sequence GTGACTGTGGCCTGGACGGTGCTGGACTCACCGATCGGGCCGCTGCTCCTGGCCGCGTCGGAGCAGGGCCTGGTCGAGGTCGTCTTCCACGCCGACGAGCCCACCGCTGCCGCCGCCCTCGACCGCCTCGCGCGGCGCCTCGGCGCGACCGTGCGCGAGGATCCGGCCGCCCCTCACCTCGCCGAGGCGATACGCCAGCTCCGGGCCTACTTCTCGGGCGGCCTGCGCGACTTCACCCTCGACCTGGACTGGTCCCTGACCACCGGCTTCAACCGCCGCGTCCAGCGCGAGCTTGCCACGGGCGTGCCGTACGGCACGGTCGTCGGCTACCAGGACCTCGCCAACCGCGTCGGCGAACCCGGCGCCGCCCGTGCCGTCGGCATGGCCATGGGCGCCAATCCGCTGCCCATCGTCGTCCCGTGCCACCGGGTCGTCGAAAGCGGCGGCGGCATCGGCGGCTTCGGCGGCGGGCTGGAGATGAAGCGGCAACTGCTGGCGCTGGAGGGCGTGCTGCCCGAGCCGCTGTTCTAG
- a CDS encoding bifunctional polysaccharide deacetylase/glycosyltransferase family 2 protein encodes MSMTRSANRRHAAPGTITKVASAGRQAVPKPRVVMALVALFALVCVMLLDGYLHSEIGNDSRVHESGSASKVPDRVIDGGPLISFDAKGTPTAHAIPKKTIALTFDDGPNPTYTSQVLKVLRENDVPGTFFVVGQMAARYPALVREMVSSGSEIGVHTFSHVDLSYQSRARIDRELSQTQLALAGAAGITTSLFRAPYSSETDSIDNFNWPVYRYIGSKGYISAFVDTDSEDWKKPGVAKIISNATPENGKGAAVLFHDAGGDRSQTVAALGTYIKQMKAKGYTFTTLTKSLGGTSTNQKATGAQLWQGRAFVWAVALAEGAMPVLSWLLVVVGVAVMGRFGMMLILARRHYRIRNKRRFSWGHTVTEPVSVIVPAYNEKECIANTVNSLAASTHPIEIIVVDDGSTDGTADIVEAMGLPNVRVVRQENAGKPAALNNGVRNARYDIIVMMDGDTVFEPDTVRHLVQPFADPSVGAVAGNAKVGNRNTVIGAWQHIEYVMGFNLDRRMYDLLNCMPTIPGAVGGFRREALLRAGGMSEDTLAEDTDITIALHRAGWRVVYQEHARAWTEAPASIGQLWRQRYRWSYGTMQALWKHRKSVTDRGPSGRFGRVGMPLVVLFQIVTPLFAPLIDLFTIYGMIFVDPVKSLLAWAAVLAVQLVCAAYAFRLDREKYRYLWMMPLQQIAYRQLMYLVLIHSSITALTGGRLRWQKLKRTGEVGTPQTPAGVS; translated from the coding sequence ATGTCGATGACGAGGAGCGCGAACAGAAGGCACGCCGCGCCGGGAACGATCACCAAGGTGGCGTCGGCCGGCCGGCAGGCGGTGCCGAAGCCCAGGGTGGTCATGGCCCTGGTGGCGCTGTTCGCGCTGGTGTGCGTGATGCTCCTGGACGGCTATCTCCACTCGGAGATCGGCAACGACAGCCGGGTGCACGAGTCCGGCAGCGCCAGCAAGGTCCCGGACCGCGTGATCGACGGCGGCCCGCTCATCAGCTTCGACGCCAAGGGCACCCCCACCGCCCATGCCATCCCGAAGAAGACCATCGCGCTCACCTTCGACGACGGCCCGAACCCCACCTACACCTCCCAGGTACTGAAGGTGCTGCGCGAGAACGACGTCCCCGGCACCTTCTTCGTCGTCGGCCAGATGGCGGCCCGCTACCCCGCGCTGGTCCGCGAGATGGTCAGCTCCGGCAGCGAGATCGGCGTCCACACCTTCTCCCACGTCGACCTCTCCTACCAGAGCCGGGCCCGCATCGACCGCGAGCTGTCGCAGACCCAGCTCGCTCTGGCCGGCGCAGCCGGGATCACCACCTCGCTCTTCCGGGCCCCGTACTCCTCCGAGACGGACTCGATCGACAACTTCAACTGGCCCGTGTACCGGTACATCGGCTCCAAGGGCTATATCAGCGCCTTCGTCGACACCGACAGCGAGGACTGGAAGAAGCCCGGCGTCGCGAAGATCATCAGCAACGCCACCCCCGAGAACGGCAAGGGCGCCGCAGTCCTCTTCCACGACGCGGGCGGCGACCGCTCCCAGACCGTGGCCGCTCTGGGCACGTACATCAAGCAGATGAAGGCCAAGGGCTACACCTTCACCACCCTCACCAAGAGCCTCGGCGGCACATCCACCAACCAGAAGGCCACCGGCGCCCAGCTCTGGCAGGGCCGGGCCTTCGTCTGGGCGGTCGCCCTCGCCGAGGGCGCGATGCCGGTCCTGTCCTGGCTGCTGGTCGTCGTCGGGGTCGCCGTCATGGGCCGCTTCGGGATGATGCTGATCCTCGCCCGGCGGCACTACCGGATCCGCAACAAGCGGCGCTTCTCCTGGGGGCATACGGTCACCGAACCGGTGAGCGTGATCGTGCCCGCGTACAACGAGAAGGAGTGCATCGCCAACACGGTGAACTCGCTCGCCGCCAGCACGCATCCGATCGAGATCATCGTCGTGGACGACGGATCCACCGACGGCACCGCCGACATCGTCGAGGCGATGGGCCTGCCCAATGTGCGCGTCGTGCGCCAGGAGAACGCGGGCAAACCGGCCGCCCTGAACAACGGCGTGCGCAACGCGCGTTACGACATCATCGTCATGATGGACGGCGACACCGTCTTCGAGCCCGACACCGTGCGCCACCTCGTCCAGCCCTTCGCCGACCCGTCGGTGGGCGCGGTCGCGGGCAATGCCAAGGTCGGCAACCGCAACACCGTCATCGGCGCCTGGCAGCACATCGAGTACGTGATGGGCTTCAACCTCGACCGGCGCATGTACGACCTGCTCAACTGCATGCCGACCATCCCCGGCGCCGTGGGCGGCTTCCGCCGCGAGGCGCTGCTGCGGGCGGGCGGCATGAGCGAGGACACCCTCGCCGAGGACACCGACATCACCATCGCCCTGCACCGCGCCGGCTGGCGCGTGGTCTACCAGGAGCACGCCCGCGCCTGGACCGAGGCCCCGGCCAGCATCGGCCAGCTGTGGCGGCAGCGCTACCGCTGGAGCTACGGCACCATGCAGGCCCTGTGGAAGCACCGCAAGTCCGTCACCGACCGGGGCCCTTCCGGCCGCTTCGGACGCGTCGGCATGCCGCTCGTCGTCCTCTTCCAGATCGTCACGCCGCTCTTCGCACCGCTGATCGACCTCTTCACGATCTACGGAATGATCTTCGTGGACCCGGTGAAGTCACTGCTCGCCTGGGCCGCCGTACTGGCCGTCCAACTGGTCTGCGCGGCCTACGCGTTCCGCCTGGACCGCGAGAAGTACCGCTACCTGTGGATGATGCCGCTCCAGCAGATCGCCTACCGGCAGCTCATGTACCTCGTGCTGATCCACTCCTCCATCACCGCCCTCACCGGCGGCCGCCTTCGCTGGCAGAAGCTCAAGCGCACCGGCGAGGTCGGCACTCCACAGACTCCGGCAGGTGTCTCATGA
- a CDS encoding PAC2 family protein: MLDPQGLYEFVPGGAEAVDEAFGDAGPVLLYHLEGYIDAGETGSQVTEQLLDRLEHEIVARFDADRLVDYRARRPLMTFERDHWSAYETPDITLYLVQDSTDAPFLLLTGHEPDVEWERFAAAVRQIIERLGVRLAINFHGIPMGVPHTRPVGLTPHGNRLDLIPGHRSWFDEAQVPGSAESLIELRLAESGRDVLGIAAHVPHYLARSAYPDSALAVLEALTAATGLVLPEVAHALRTEAHTVRLEIDRQVEEGDAELVSVVRGLENQYDALAGSASRENLIAEPVDLPSADDLAAEFERFLADREEDGA; encoded by the coding sequence GTGCTGGATCCGCAAGGGCTGTACGAGTTCGTGCCAGGCGGGGCCGAGGCTGTGGATGAGGCCTTCGGCGACGCCGGACCCGTGCTGCTGTATCACCTGGAGGGCTACATCGACGCCGGTGAGACCGGCTCCCAGGTGACCGAGCAGCTGCTCGACCGCCTGGAGCACGAGATCGTCGCCCGGTTCGACGCCGACCGGCTGGTCGACTACCGCGCCCGCCGCCCCCTGATGACCTTCGAGCGCGACCACTGGAGCGCGTACGAGACCCCGGACATCACGCTGTACCTCGTCCAGGACAGCACCGACGCACCGTTCCTGCTGCTCACCGGCCATGAGCCGGACGTCGAGTGGGAGCGGTTCGCGGCGGCCGTACGCCAGATCATCGAGCGCCTCGGCGTCCGCCTCGCCATCAACTTCCACGGCATCCCCATGGGCGTCCCCCACACCCGCCCCGTCGGCCTCACCCCGCACGGCAACCGGCTCGACCTCATCCCCGGCCACCGCAGCTGGTTCGACGAGGCCCAGGTGCCCGGCAGCGCCGAGTCCCTCATCGAGCTGCGCCTCGCCGAGTCGGGCCGCGACGTCCTCGGCATCGCCGCCCACGTCCCGCACTACCTGGCGCGCTCCGCCTACCCCGACTCCGCCCTCGCGGTGCTGGAGGCGCTGACCGCCGCCACGGGCCTGGTCCTGCCGGAGGTCGCGCACGCGCTGCGCACCGAGGCGCACACCGTACGCCTGGAGATCGACCGCCAGGTCGAGGAGGGCGACGCCGAACTCGTCTCCGTCGTCCGGGGGCTGGAGAACCAGTACGACGCCCTGGCCGGTTCCGCCAGCCGCGAGAACCTCATCGCCGAGCCGGTGGACCTTCCGTCGGCGGACGACCTCGCCGCCGAGTTCGAGCGCTTCCTCGCCGACCGCGAGGAAGACGGCGCGTGA
- a CDS encoding N-formylglutamate amidohydrolase, protein MDKPPHSGTGYEVAPGAPDSPVLLHVPHGSRTVPGPVRARILLDDEALTAELDRMTDSHTGQIAERAAAEAAITPWRFTNALSRLVIDPERFPDEREEMRAVGMGAVYTRTSDGRPLRAADDPAHRAHEQTLLDAYFVPYAEAMTDCVQDRLDTTGRAVVIDVHSYPRDPLPYELHADGPRPAVCLGTDSFHTPAPLLDAAREAFGHYGLAVGLDSPFAGAYVPLRHYGRVREVSALMVEIRRDVPSTADGLDRLVRALARLIGSVA, encoded by the coding sequence GTGGACAAACCACCCCATAGCGGCACGGGCTACGAGGTCGCCCCCGGCGCCCCCGACTCCCCCGTACTCCTGCACGTCCCCCACGGCTCACGGACCGTTCCGGGTCCGGTCCGCGCCCGGATCCTCCTCGACGACGAGGCCCTCACCGCGGAACTCGACCGCATGACGGACTCCCACACCGGGCAGATCGCCGAACGGGCGGCGGCCGAAGCGGCCATCACCCCCTGGCGGTTCACCAATGCCCTCTCCCGGCTGGTGATCGACCCCGAGCGCTTCCCCGACGAGCGCGAGGAGATGCGCGCGGTCGGCATGGGCGCCGTCTACACCCGCACCTCCGACGGCCGCCCCCTGCGCGCGGCCGACGACCCGGCCCACCGGGCCCATGAACAGACCCTGCTCGACGCCTACTTCGTCCCCTACGCCGAGGCGATGACGGACTGCGTCCAGGACCGCCTCGACACCACCGGCCGGGCCGTCGTCATCGACGTGCACTCCTACCCCCGCGACCCCCTGCCCTACGAGCTCCACGCCGACGGCCCCCGCCCGGCCGTCTGCCTGGGCACCGACTCCTTCCACACCCCGGCCCCGCTGCTCGACGCCGCGCGGGAGGCCTTCGGCCACTACGGGCTCGCCGTCGGGCTGGACTCGCCCTTCGCCGGGGCGTATGTGCCCCTACGGCACTACGGCAGGGTGCGGGAGGTGTCGGCGCTGATGGTCGAGATCCGCCGCGACGTCCCCTCGACGGCGGACGGCCTCGACCGGCTCGTACGGGCGCTGGCGCGGCTCATCGGCAGCGTCGCGTGA